The proteins below are encoded in one region of Streptomyces sp. NBC_00490:
- a CDS encoding diguanylate cyclase, which produces MSRDQAMEVRATSAIEDTAGTKESVILSHCSKSVAGAPTLMMAEVGVPIAATLRYEVNPALLAVQLGGAAVHEATALWDVRTAVDSGREVRPIEQHSHSFLESLPFGALASLMCLHADQVKSLLRGGRGDPDAWRPVPRRRPLSRACPAGVAAAIGTCVLLPYGEELLRCRRAARRNKKRAPGDEAEWRATKGR; this is translated from the coding sequence GTGAGCCGGGACCAGGCCATGGAGGTCCGGGCCACGAGCGCCATCGAGGACACGGCGGGCACCAAGGAGTCGGTGATCCTCTCCCACTGCTCCAAAAGCGTGGCAGGTGCCCCCACGCTGATGATGGCCGAGGTCGGCGTCCCGATCGCCGCCACGCTGCGCTACGAGGTCAACCCTGCCCTGCTCGCCGTGCAGCTGGGCGGCGCGGCGGTGCACGAGGCGACCGCGCTGTGGGACGTGCGGACGGCCGTCGACAGCGGCCGTGAGGTCCGGCCGATCGAGCAGCACAGCCACAGCTTTCTGGAGTCGCTGCCGTTCGGCGCGCTGGCCTCGCTGATGTGTCTGCACGCCGACCAGGTGAAGTCCCTGCTGCGCGGGGGCCGCGGCGATCCGGACGCCTGGCGTCCGGTGCCGCGGCGACGGCCGCTGTCCCGCGCCTGTCCGGCGGGCGTCGCGGCCGCGATCGGCACCTGTGTGCTGCTGCCGTACGGCGAGGAGCTGCTGCGCTGTCGGCGGGCGGCCCGACGGAACAAGAAACGCGCGCCGGGCGACGAGGCCGAGTGGCGTGCCACGAAAGGACGTTGA
- a CDS encoding CBS domain-containing protein, protein MAELVKDVMTPGVVAVRPDASLVEAAQLMRAQDIGDVLVADGQRIVGMLTDRDITVRAVAEGVDPLTASAGSVCTPDPVLVAPHDPVAAAAALMRAHAVRRLPVVEDGLPVGVVSLADLAEAENPGSVLAEIGRAAPDHQDTV, encoded by the coding sequence ATGGCTGAACTCGTGAAGGACGTCATGACCCCGGGGGTGGTCGCCGTCCGCCCGGACGCCTCCCTCGTCGAGGCGGCGCAGCTGATGCGCGCGCAGGACATCGGCGACGTCCTGGTGGCCGACGGACAGCGGATCGTCGGGATGCTCACCGACCGCGACATCACGGTGCGGGCGGTCGCCGAGGGCGTCGATCCGCTGACGGCGAGCGCCGGATCGGTGTGCACCCCGGACCCGGTGCTGGTCGCCCCGCACGACCCCGTGGCCGCCGCGGCGGCGCTGATGCGGGCGCACGCGGTGCGCCGGCTGCCGGTCGTCGAGGACGGGCTGCCGGTCGGCGTGGTCAGCCTCGCCGACCTGGCCGAGGCGGAGAACCCCGGCTCGGTGCTCGCCGAGATCGGCCGGGCCGCACCCGACCACCAGGACACCGTGTGA
- a CDS encoding DUF2795 domain-containing protein codes for MQRGSDRLSVHRDDEMKHELQGLLRSGHPTRSEEWHDPEPTADDDPEIAGGPVAPGGSRASLEVVRTELARHLNRSAFPASARHLAGALRHAYAPDTLVDAVERLPHKEQYTTVQELAQALTRPGA; via the coding sequence ATGCAGCGAGGCAGCGACCGGCTGAGCGTCCACCGCGACGACGAGATGAAGCACGAACTACAGGGCCTGCTGAGGTCCGGGCATCCCACCCGGAGCGAGGAGTGGCACGACCCCGAGCCGACCGCCGACGACGATCCGGAGATCGCGGGCGGGCCCGTGGCGCCGGGTGGCTCCCGGGCTTCCCTGGAAGTGGTCCGGACGGAGCTGGCCCGGCATCTGAACCGCAGCGCGTTCCCGGCGAGCGCGCGCCACCTGGCCGGCGCGCTGCGCCACGCGTACGCGCCGGACACCCTGGTCGACGCCGTGGAGCGGCTGCCGCACAAGGAGCAGTACACGACCGTGCAGGAGCTGGCCCAGGCGCTGACCCGGCCCGGCGCATAG